From Pseudomonas poae, the proteins below share one genomic window:
- a CDS encoding TonB-dependent siderophore receptor — protein MSAQHYAAKGFTPSLMALAVCLAASHAAFADDAPATTLELGATQISGEGQLAETTEGTQSYTTGSMKTATKLPLTLRETPQAVTVITRQRMDDQAMTSINDVVNATPGLFLNYSNGPGRQSYTSRGFDIDNLMYDGIPSGYNGVSVGAQPNLAMFDRVEVVRGATGLVTGAGNPSAAINLIRKRPLDEQKVTLTGAAGSWDDYRGEIDASSPLNDSGTLRGRVVASYRDANSFIDKVEEDHGLFYAVTEADLSEDTTLTLGFSNQKDKTNYFWGASMIGQDGHHLNLPRSYNPGTPWENKDQEINTVFAELRQRLANDWKLQVNANYAQQDALFSGSYQSRWVNNTLARTVYQAAYDENQAGVDAFASGPFEAFGRSHELVVGASRRIYDMTTHNYSPYNLNWPLTAGKPDFVHTTNDREVTTQDGVYVTTRLSLADPLKLILGARLDWYDYDAHGSNDGDYHVTRNLTRYAGLIYELDEHHSVYVSYSDIFTPQTGKDTSGTPLKPIVGKNYEVGIKGEYLGGALNASVALFNVDQENRAVQVFVANCPQASCNEASGKIRSQGIDFELQGALTENWQVGGGYTYARTHTIKDDANPQNVNKQFDTDTPEQLFKLTTSYRFQGPLEKLRVGGNVSWQSRMYNDVKLADGSTYRLKQGAYAVTDLMAGYQVNQNLDLQLNANNIFDRRYYSAIASDISYGGDSYGNPRSFGVTAKYTF, from the coding sequence ATGTCTGCGCAACACTACGCCGCTAAAGGTTTTACGCCCAGCTTGATGGCTTTGGCTGTCTGTCTCGCCGCCTCACACGCGGCCTTCGCCGACGACGCGCCGGCCACCACCCTTGAATTGGGGGCCACGCAAATCTCCGGTGAAGGGCAACTGGCCGAAACCACTGAAGGCACGCAGTCCTACACCACCGGCTCGATGAAAACGGCGACCAAGCTGCCACTGACCCTGCGTGAAACCCCGCAGGCCGTCACGGTCATTACGCGCCAGCGTATGGATGACCAGGCGATGACCAGCATCAACGACGTGGTCAATGCCACGCCCGGGTTGTTTCTGAACTACTCCAACGGGCCTGGACGGCAGTCCTACACCTCGCGTGGGTTCGACATCGACAACCTCATGTATGACGGCATCCCCAGCGGCTATAACGGCGTTTCCGTGGGCGCCCAGCCGAACCTGGCGATGTTTGATCGGGTTGAGGTGGTGCGCGGCGCCACCGGCCTGGTCACTGGCGCGGGCAACCCTTCGGCCGCCATCAACCTGATCCGCAAACGGCCGCTGGATGAGCAGAAAGTCACCCTGACCGGCGCCGCCGGCAGTTGGGACGATTACCGTGGCGAGATCGACGCGTCCAGCCCGCTCAACGACAGCGGCACACTGCGGGGCCGAGTCGTCGCCTCGTATCGCGACGCCAACAGTTTCATCGATAAAGTCGAGGAAGATCACGGCCTGTTCTATGCCGTCACCGAAGCCGACCTGAGCGAGGACACCACCCTGACCCTCGGCTTTTCCAACCAGAAGGATAAAACCAACTACTTCTGGGGCGCCTCGATGATCGGCCAGGATGGCCATCACCTGAACCTGCCGCGCTCCTACAACCCAGGCACCCCCTGGGAGAACAAGGATCAGGAAATCAACACGGTGTTCGCCGAACTGCGCCAGCGCCTGGCCAACGACTGGAAGCTCCAGGTCAACGCCAACTACGCCCAGCAGGACGCGTTGTTCTCCGGTTCCTATCAGTCGCGCTGGGTCAACAACACACTGGCCCGCACGGTCTACCAGGCCGCCTACGATGAAAACCAGGCCGGCGTCGACGCCTTTGCCAGCGGGCCTTTCGAAGCGTTCGGGCGTAGCCATGAACTGGTCGTGGGGGCCAGCCGGCGCATCTATGACATGACCACCCACAACTACAGCCCGTACAACCTGAACTGGCCACTGACCGCGGGCAAACCGGACTTCGTCCATACCACCAACGACCGCGAAGTCACCACCCAGGACGGCGTCTACGTGACCACGCGCCTGAGCCTGGCCGACCCACTGAAGCTGATCCTCGGCGCCCGTCTGGACTGGTATGACTACGACGCCCATGGCAGCAACGACGGCGACTACCACGTCACCCGCAACCTCACCCGCTACGCAGGCTTGATCTACGAGCTGGACGAGCACCACTCGGTCTACGTCAGCTACAGCGACATCTTCACGCCGCAAACCGGCAAGGACACCTCCGGCACCCCGCTCAAGCCGATTGTCGGTAAGAACTATGAGGTCGGCATCAAGGGCGAATACCTGGGTGGCGCGCTGAATGCGAGCGTCGCGCTGTTCAACGTCGACCAGGAAAACCGTGCCGTGCAGGTGTTCGTGGCAAATTGCCCGCAGGCATCCTGCAATGAAGCTTCAGGCAAAATTCGCAGCCAGGGTATCGACTTCGAACTGCAAGGCGCGCTGACCGAGAACTGGCAGGTTGGCGGTGGCTACACCTACGCACGTACGCACACCATCAAGGATGACGCCAACCCACAGAACGTAAACAAGCAGTTCGACACCGACACCCCGGAGCAACTGTTCAAGCTGACCACCAGCTACCGCTTCCAGGGCCCGCTGGAAAAACTCCGCGTCGGTGGCAACGTCTCGTGGCAGAGCCGTATGTATAACGACGTCAAGCTGGCTGACGGCAGCACCTATCGCCTCAAACAGGGCGCTTACGCCGTGACCGACCTGATGGCCGGCTACCAGGTCAACCAGAACCTCGACCTGCAGCTCAACGCCAACAACATCTTCGACCGCCGTTACTACTCCGCGATTGCCAGCGACATCAGCTATGGCGGCGACTCCTACGGCAACCCGCGCAGCTTCGGCGTCACCGCAAAATACACCTTCTAA